One genomic segment of Thermus oshimai DSM 12092 includes these proteins:
- a CDS encoding UvrD-helicase domain-containing protein, translated as MASSLSKAELVPTPEQEKALHLYRSRQDFKLVAVAGSGKTTTLRLMAESFPRRHIAYLAFNRAMKEEARRKFPPNTRVFTLHALAYRRTVPGTPYEAKFRLGNGQVRPVHVRERLQVDPLLAYVVRSGLERFIRSGDPEPLPRHLPRDWRKTVEARGPSGFAEVERAVKGVALLWKAMRDPKDPFPLSHDGYVRIWREEGAGGDPPAGVILVDEAQDLDPNFLTVLSGWRGKAQQVFVGDPRQQIYGWRGAVNAMGEIDLPESPLTWSFRFGEPLASFVQAITARQTQGLVPLVGRAGWATEVHVNLFPTPPFTILTRSNLGLVTALLEGAQLFSLQKEEAHVVGGVEELVWLLTDLQAIKEGGERPRPHPELLGISKWEEVESLAEYSIVLNRLLRLAKEYDLEALAHKIAQLHGPEEGAKLVLSTAHKAKGREWDRVLLWEDFYWVAAYRWFFPNTAPPPSEPSPEFLEEENIFYVAMTRARLGLHISLPEALAEEEAKRILDRLSPGLPSGEDRGEDERGETLPAPFTGPTPVSPKEATFPLPSLYDRLLSEALNGGRDPLLHLLRDDLARLSGLSPTPLPPEVAQALWERARPEEALGAIREGLGAMWREDPYELLRAINALALLGGRNPRKLAKILGDRFPGGEEAEDLLFVARARKRELMGRSLAEFWRGLGASVRHPLLKAYARARF; from the coding sequence ATGGCCTCTTCTCTATCAAAAGCCGAGCTTGTTCCTACCCCAGAACAGGAAAAGGCCCTGCACCTTTACCGTTCCCGCCAAGACTTCAAGCTGGTGGCGGTGGCGGGAAGCGGGAAGACCACCACCCTACGCCTCATGGCGGAGAGTTTTCCCAGAAGACACATCGCCTATTTGGCTTTCAACCGGGCCATGAAGGAAGAGGCCCGGCGCAAGTTTCCTCCCAATACCCGGGTGTTCACCCTCCACGCCCTGGCCTACCGGCGCACCGTGCCCGGCACCCCCTACGAGGCCAAGTTCCGGCTGGGGAACGGACAGGTTCGCCCCGTGCACGTTCGGGAACGCCTCCAGGTGGATCCCCTCCTGGCCTACGTGGTCCGCTCGGGGCTGGAGCGGTTCATCCGGTCGGGGGACCCGGAGCCCCTACCCCGGCACCTGCCTCGGGATTGGCGCAAAACCGTGGAGGCTCGGGGTCCTTCCGGCTTCGCCGAGGTGGAGCGGGCGGTGAAGGGGGTGGCCCTCCTTTGGAAGGCCATGCGAGACCCCAAGGACCCCTTCCCCCTCTCCCACGACGGCTACGTGCGCATCTGGCGGGAGGAGGGGGCAGGGGGGGACCCTCCGGCCGGGGTCATCCTGGTGGACGAGGCCCAGGATCTGGACCCCAACTTCCTGACGGTGCTTTCGGGCTGGCGGGGAAAGGCTCAACAGGTGTTCGTGGGGGATCCCCGCCAGCAGATCTACGGCTGGCGGGGCGCGGTGAACGCCATGGGGGAGATAGACCTGCCGGAAAGCCCCCTCACCTGGAGCTTCCGCTTTGGGGAGCCCCTGGCCTCCTTCGTTCAGGCCATCACCGCCCGGCAAACCCAGGGCCTGGTGCCCCTGGTGGGGCGGGCGGGGTGGGCTACGGAGGTCCACGTCAACCTTTTCCCCACGCCCCCCTTCACCATCCTCACCCGATCCAACCTGGGTCTGGTCACCGCCCTCTTAGAGGGGGCCCAGCTCTTTTCCCTGCAAAAGGAGGAGGCCCACGTGGTGGGGGGTGTGGAGGAGCTGGTCTGGCTCCTCACCGACTTGCAGGCCATCAAGGAAGGGGGTGAGCGCCCCAGGCCTCACCCGGAGCTTTTGGGTATTTCCAAGTGGGAAGAGGTGGAGTCCCTGGCGGAGTATTCCATCGTCTTGAACCGTTTGCTCCGCCTGGCCAAGGAGTACGATCTCGAGGCCCTCGCCCACAAGATCGCCCAGCTGCACGGTCCGGAGGAGGGAGCTAAGCTGGTCCTTTCCACCGCCCACAAGGCCAAGGGGCGGGAGTGGGACCGGGTGCTCCTCTGGGAGGATTTTTACTGGGTTGCGGCCTACCGATGGTTTTTCCCCAACACTGCTCCGCCCCCTAGCGAGCCGTCCCCGGAGTTTTTGGAGGAAGAGAACATCTTCTATGTGGCCATGACCAGGGCCCGCCTTGGCCTTCACATTTCCCTGCCCGAGGCTTTGGCGGAAGAGGAGGCCAAGCGGATCCTGGACCGCCTGTCCCCAGGCTTACCTTCGGGGGAGGATAGGGGAGAGGACGAGAGGGGAGAAACCCTCCCGGCGCCCTTTACAGGGCCTACCCCGGTTTCCCCTAAAGAAGCCACCTTCCCCCTTCCCTCCCTTTACGACCGCCTGCTTTCGGAGGCCCTCAATGGGGGGAGGGACCCCCTGCTTCACCTCCTCCGGGATGATCTGGCCCGCCTCTCCGGCCTTTCTCCCACCCCCTTACCCCCGGAAGTGGCCCAGGCCCTTTGGGAAAGGGCCCGTCCGGAAGAGGCCCTGGGTGCCATACGGGAAGGGCTTGGAGCCATGTGGCGGGAGGATCCCTACGAGCTCCTGCGCGCCATCAACGCCCTAGCCCTCTTGGGCGGGCGCAACCCCCGCAAGCTTGCCAAAATCCTCGGGGATAGGTTCCCCGGGGGCGAGGAGGCGGAGGATCTTCTTTTCGTGGCCCGGGCCAGGAAGCGGGAGCTTATGGGTAGGTCCCTTGCCGAGTTTTGGCGGGGCTTAGGGGCGAGCGTGCGGCACCCTCTTTTAAAGGCCTATGCCCGGGCACGGTTTTAA
- a CDS encoding Swt1 family HEPN domain-containing protein, which yields MTNRERVGKGLDLLREGLAPFVGREVKSALEKGALNPEKLRTFLEDGLLKDKPILEWDSAALLKLMWETWNEVFRDTLGQTERSLVSEIRDWRNKWAHQEPFSSDDAYRALDSMERLLSAVSAPQEDEVRRLKLELMRQVFDEQVRQEKRKAGGSLVEAASGTLRPWREIITPHPDVASGRYQQAEFAADLWQVHLGEGSDEYRDPVEFFRRTYLTEGLKGLLVNALRRLSGQGGDPVVQLQTNFGGGKTHSMLALYHLFSGRKPSELPGVEALLAEAEVTELPQVRRVVLVGNKISPGNPVTKPDGTVVRTLWGELAYQLGGKEAYAVIAEDDKNATSPGDRLRELFVRYGPCLILIDEWVAYARQLHDTGDLPGGSFETQFSFAQALTESAKLAPNCLLVVSLPASDARSEDVEVGGLRGREALERLRNVVGRLESSWRPASPEESFEIVRRRLFQPIADPEAYKHRDTTARAFADLYRNHAAEFPTECATSDYEERIKRAFPIHPEIFDRLYQDWSSLVKFQRTRGVLRLMAAVVHVLWEKGDKNPLILPSTIPLDDPRVQSELTRHLPDNWAPIISRDVDGENALPLRIDAEVPNLGKFQAARRVARTIFLGSAPKVGAAHRGLEDRRIKLGCAMPGESPAVFGDALRRLAAQATYLYQDGTHFWYDTQPTVTKLAEDRAGALRREPDKVFEELERRLREAFRERGPFAKVHLFPRTGADVPDDLEARLVVLSPEYLHTREGESKALLAARELLEKRGNAPRLYRNTLVFLAADGPRWQDLEEAIRLYLAWRSILEEKEVLNLTPFQVRQAETQLKAAEGTVNARIPEAYAWLLVPEQKTPSDPITWQALRLTGNDALAVQAGKKLKNEDRLVTGLAPTILRKYLDDVPLWRGNHVAIRQLVEDFATYLYLPRLEGPHVLAQAIQKGLSLRTWQAETFAYADAYDEATGQYRGLRGGETLLISPDDPGLLVRPEVARDQLEREKVVIPPPPPTPPEGGGSPGVSGGVTSPPPPPKKVRFYGVASLNPMRVGPDAAKIAEEIIAHLLTQGARVEVTLEIKAHAPQGFSEHTVRVLAENSRALRFNQADFEEEGA from the coding sequence ATGACCAACCGCGAGCGCGTGGGCAAGGGGCTGGACCTTCTGCGGGAAGGCCTGGCCCCCTTTGTGGGGCGGGAGGTTAAGAGCGCTCTGGAAAAGGGAGCGCTTAACCCGGAAAAGCTCCGCACCTTTCTGGAAGACGGGCTCCTCAAGGACAAGCCCATCCTGGAGTGGGACAGCGCCGCCCTTCTTAAGCTCATGTGGGAGACCTGGAACGAGGTCTTCCGCGACACCCTGGGCCAGACCGAGCGGAGCCTGGTGAGCGAAATCCGGGACTGGCGGAACAAGTGGGCCCACCAGGAGCCCTTCTCCAGCGACGACGCCTACCGGGCCCTGGACTCCATGGAGCGCCTCCTTTCCGCCGTTTCCGCTCCCCAGGAAGACGAGGTGCGCCGCCTGAAGCTGGAGCTCATGCGCCAGGTCTTTGACGAGCAGGTGCGCCAGGAAAAGCGCAAGGCGGGGGGCTCCCTGGTTGAGGCCGCCAGCGGGACGCTCAGGCCCTGGCGGGAGATCATCACCCCCCACCCCGATGTGGCCAGCGGCCGCTACCAGCAGGCGGAGTTCGCCGCCGACCTCTGGCAGGTGCACCTGGGGGAGGGGAGCGACGAGTACCGGGACCCCGTGGAGTTCTTCCGCCGCACCTACCTCACCGAGGGCCTGAAGGGGCTTCTGGTGAACGCCTTAAGGCGCCTTTCCGGCCAGGGGGGGGACCCGGTGGTCCAGCTCCAGACCAACTTCGGGGGAGGGAAGACCCACTCCATGCTGGCCCTCTACCACCTGTTCTCCGGCAGGAAGCCCAGCGAGCTTCCCGGCGTGGAGGCCCTCCTGGCCGAGGCCGAGGTAACAGAGCTTCCCCAGGTGCGCCGGGTGGTGCTGGTGGGGAACAAGATCTCCCCCGGGAACCCCGTCACCAAGCCCGACGGCACCGTGGTCCGCACCCTGTGGGGGGAGCTTGCTTACCAGCTTGGGGGGAAGGAGGCCTACGCGGTCATCGCCGAGGACGACAAGAACGCCACCAGCCCCGGCGACCGCCTGCGGGAGCTTTTCGTGCGCTACGGCCCCTGCCTCATCCTCATTGACGAGTGGGTGGCCTACGCCCGCCAGCTCCACGACACGGGGGACCTCCCCGGGGGGAGCTTTGAAACCCAGTTCTCCTTCGCCCAGGCCCTCACGGAGTCGGCCAAGCTGGCCCCGAACTGCCTCCTGGTGGTCTCCCTGCCCGCTTCCGATGCCCGGAGCGAGGACGTGGAGGTGGGAGGCCTTAGGGGCCGGGAGGCCCTGGAGCGCCTCCGGAACGTGGTGGGGCGGTTGGAGTCTTCCTGGCGGCCGGCAAGCCCCGAGGAAAGCTTTGAGATCGTCCGCCGCCGCCTCTTCCAGCCCATCGCCGACCCCGAGGCCTACAAGCACCGGGACACCACCGCCCGGGCCTTCGCCGACCTCTACCGGAACCACGCGGCCGAGTTTCCGACGGAGTGCGCCACCAGCGACTACGAGGAGCGCATCAAAAGGGCCTTTCCCATCCACCCCGAGATCTTTGACCGCCTGTACCAGGACTGGTCCTCCCTGGTGAAGTTCCAGCGCACCCGGGGGGTCCTGCGCCTCATGGCCGCGGTGGTCCACGTCCTGTGGGAGAAGGGGGACAAGAACCCGCTCATCCTGCCCTCCACCATCCCCCTGGACGACCCCAGGGTCCAGTCGGAGCTCACCCGCCACCTGCCCGACAACTGGGCCCCCATCATCTCCCGGGACGTGGACGGGGAAAACGCCCTGCCCCTGCGGATAGACGCAGAGGTGCCCAACCTGGGCAAGTTCCAGGCCGCCCGGCGCGTGGCCCGCACCATCTTCCTGGGTTCGGCCCCCAAGGTGGGGGCGGCCCACCGGGGCCTCGAGGACCGCCGCATCAAGCTGGGGTGCGCCATGCCTGGGGAGTCCCCCGCGGTCTTCGGGGATGCCCTAAGGCGCCTGGCTGCCCAGGCCACCTACCTTTACCAAGACGGCACCCACTTCTGGTACGACACCCAGCCCACGGTGACCAAGCTGGCGGAGGACCGGGCCGGGGCTCTAAGGCGGGAGCCCGACAAGGTCTTTGAGGAGCTGGAACGGCGCCTAAGGGAGGCCTTTAGGGAACGGGGGCCCTTCGCCAAGGTGCACCTCTTCCCCCGCACGGGGGCCGACGTGCCCGACGACCTCGAGGCCCGCCTGGTGGTCCTCTCCCCGGAGTACCTCCACACCCGGGAAGGGGAGAGCAAGGCCCTTTTGGCTGCCCGGGAGCTCCTGGAGAAGCGGGGGAACGCCCCCAGGCTCTACCGCAACACCTTGGTCTTCCTGGCCGCCGATGGGCCCCGCTGGCAGGATTTGGAGGAGGCCATCCGCCTCTACCTGGCCTGGCGCTCCATCCTGGAGGAGAAGGAGGTTCTGAACCTCACCCCCTTCCAGGTGCGCCAGGCGGAGACCCAGCTGAAGGCGGCCGAAGGCACGGTGAACGCCCGCATTCCCGAGGCCTACGCCTGGCTCCTGGTGCCCGAGCAGAAGACCCCTTCCGACCCCATCACCTGGCAGGCCTTAAGGCTCACCGGCAACGACGCCCTAGCGGTCCAGGCAGGCAAGAAGCTCAAAAACGAGGACCGACTGGTTACCGGCCTGGCTCCCACCATCCTGCGCAAATACCTGGACGACGTCCCCCTTTGGCGGGGAAACCACGTGGCCATCCGCCAGCTGGTGGAGGACTTCGCCACCTACCTCTACCTGCCCCGCCTGGAAGGGCCTCATGTCCTGGCCCAGGCCATCCAGAAGGGGCTTTCCCTGCGCACCTGGCAGGCGGAAACCTTCGCCTACGCCGATGCGTACGATGAGGCCACGGGCCAATACCGGGGCCTTCGGGGTGGGGAAACCCTCCTGATCTCCCCGGATGACCCCGGCCTCCTGGTGCGCCCCGAGGTGGCCCGGGACCAGCTGGAACGGGAAAAGGTCGTTATCCCACCCCCCCCTCCAACCCCGCCCGAGGGGGGAGGCTCTCCGGGCGTCTCGGGTGGGGTGACCTCTCCCCCTCCGCCCCCCAAGAAGGTGCGGTTCTACGGGGTGGCCTCCTTAAACCCCATGCGGGTGGGCCCGGATGCGGCCAAGATCGCGGAGGAGATCATCGCCCATCTCCTGACCCAAGGGGCTAGGGTGGAGGTCACCTTGGAGATCAAGGCCCACGCCCCCCAGGGGTTTTCGGAGCATACGGTGCGGGTTCTGGCGGAAAACAGCCGGGCCCTCCGCTTTAACCAGGCGGACTTTGAGGAGGAGGGCGCCTAG
- a CDS encoding DUF1156 domain-containing protein yields the protein MSEVRSRKKLIEVALPLEAINAASAREKSIRHGHPSTLHLWWARRPLASARAVIFAQMVDDPSACPEEFPTEEAQARERERLFRLIEKLVQWENTTNEALLEEARQEIWKSWQRACRDNAHHPRAEELFNPKRLPAFHDPFAGGGALPLEAQRLGLEAYASDLNPVAVLINKAMIEIPPRFANRPPVNPEARAKKALMEREWKGAQGLAEDVRYYGRWMRDEAERRIGHLYPKVKITPEMAQDRPDLKPLVGQELTVIAWIWARTVRSPNPAFAHVEVPLASTFMLSTKPGKEAYVEPVIEGDGYRFTVKVGKPKDPEAAKMGTKLARGANFRCLMSGMPIAADYIYAEARSKRIGTRLMAIVAEGPNGRIYLPPTLEHEMVVLEAKPDWKPDVPMPDNPRWFSPPLYGFTTYGDLFTPRQLVSLTTFADLVGEAMERVRQDALAAGLPDDDTPLREGGTGARAYAEAVGVYLGFAVDKMSDRNSAICGWDSSRDSIRGVFGRQAIPMVWDFAESNSVGGNAGSFENALEQIQQVLGHLPSLLPGVSKQADAQNQTVSAGKIISTDPPYYDNIGYADLSDFFYVWLRRSLRSVFPDLFATVAVPKAEELVATPYRHGSKDKAEQFFLEGMTKALARLAEQAHPAFPVTIYYAFKQSESEGNGEARRTGWETFLEAVIRAGFSITGTWPMRTELSNRMVGKDTNALASSIVLVCRKRPENAPTATRREFLSALKEELPKALRLLQAGNIAPVDLAQAAIGPGMAVYTRYAGVLDAEGNPVTVREALALINQVLDEALAEQEGDFDPDTRWALAWFEQFGFGEGEFGVAETLSKAKNTSVEGLVEAGILESRRGKVRLLKPEELPGDWDPVRDGRFTYWEAVHQLVLRLETGGEMAAADLLAKLGSRGDTARELAYRLYALCERKGWSKEALSYNALVQSWPEIARLSQEGKAPAQTELF from the coding sequence ATGAGTGAGGTACGCTCCCGGAAGAAACTCATTGAAGTCGCTCTACCCCTGGAAGCCATCAACGCCGCCTCCGCGCGGGAAAAGTCCATCCGCCACGGCCACCCCAGCACCCTGCACCTCTGGTGGGCCCGCCGCCCCCTGGCCTCGGCCCGGGCGGTCATCTTCGCCCAGATGGTGGACGACCCCTCCGCCTGCCCCGAGGAGTTCCCCACCGAGGAGGCCCAGGCAAGGGAGCGCGAGCGCCTTTTCCGCCTTATAGAAAAGCTGGTGCAGTGGGAAAACACCACCAACGAGGCCCTTTTGGAAGAGGCCCGGCAGGAGATCTGGAAAAGCTGGCAACGGGCCTGCCGGGATAACGCCCACCACCCCAGGGCCGAGGAGCTTTTCAACCCCAAGCGCCTGCCCGCCTTCCACGACCCCTTCGCCGGGGGCGGCGCCCTTCCTCTGGAAGCCCAGCGCCTGGGCCTGGAGGCTTACGCCAGCGACCTGAACCCCGTGGCCGTGCTCATCAACAAGGCCATGATTGAGATTCCCCCCCGCTTTGCGAATAGGCCCCCGGTGAACCCCGAGGCCCGGGCCAAGAAGGCCCTTATGGAGCGGGAGTGGAAGGGCGCCCAGGGCCTGGCCGAGGATGTGCGCTACTACGGCCGCTGGATGCGGGACGAGGCCGAACGGCGCATCGGCCACCTCTACCCCAAGGTGAAGATCACCCCCGAGATGGCCCAGGACCGGCCCGACCTGAAGCCCCTGGTGGGCCAGGAGCTCACGGTAATCGCCTGGATCTGGGCCCGTACCGTGCGGAGCCCCAACCCCGCCTTCGCCCATGTGGAGGTGCCCCTGGCCTCCACCTTCATGCTCTCCACCAAGCCGGGCAAGGAAGCCTACGTGGAGCCGGTGATTGAGGGGGATGGCTACCGCTTCACCGTGAAGGTGGGCAAGCCCAAAGACCCGGAGGCGGCCAAGATGGGCACCAAGCTGGCGCGTGGGGCCAACTTCCGTTGCTTGATGTCTGGCATGCCCATTGCAGCCGATTACATCTATGCTGAGGCCCGGTCAAAGCGGATAGGAACGCGCCTTATGGCCATTGTTGCAGAGGGCCCTAATGGTCGGATTTATCTCCCACCTACGCTTGAGCATGAGATGGTAGTTCTAGAGGCAAAACCGGATTGGAAGCCGGATGTACCTATGCCTGATAACCCCCGCTGGTTTTCGCCCCCTCTTTACGGTTTCACTACCTATGGCGACCTCTTCACCCCCCGCCAGCTGGTGTCCCTCACCACCTTCGCCGACCTGGTGGGCGAGGCCATGGAGCGCGTGCGCCAGGATGCCCTAGCCGCGGGCCTCCCCGACGACGACACCCCCCTGCGGGAGGGCGGCACCGGCGCCCGGGCCTATGCGGAGGCGGTGGGGGTGTATTTGGGGTTTGCAGTAGATAAAATGTCTGACCGAAACTCCGCAATATGCGGATGGGATTCTTCAAGAGATAGCATCCGGGGTGTGTTTGGGCGTCAGGCCATCCCAATGGTTTGGGACTTTGCTGAATCTAACTCAGTTGGTGGAAATGCTGGCAGTTTTGAAAACGCGTTGGAGCAGATTCAACAGGTTTTAGGTCACCTTCCCTCATTACTTCCTGGCGTTTCAAAACAAGCAGACGCTCAGAACCAAACTGTCAGCGCCGGAAAAATTATTTCTACCGACCCTCCCTACTACGACAACATCGGCTACGCTGACCTTTCCGACTTTTTCTATGTTTGGCTCCGTCGCTCCCTCCGCTCTGTTTTTCCCGACCTCTTTGCTACCGTGGCCGTGCCCAAGGCGGAGGAGCTGGTAGCTACGCCCTACCGGCATGGGAGCAAAGATAAAGCCGAGCAGTTCTTCTTGGAGGGCATGACCAAGGCCCTAGCCCGCCTGGCGGAGCAGGCCCACCCGGCCTTTCCGGTTACCATCTACTACGCCTTCAAGCAGTCGGAAAGCGAGGGGAACGGCGAGGCCCGGCGCACGGGGTGGGAAACCTTTTTGGAAGCCGTTATCCGGGCGGGGTTTTCCATCACCGGCACCTGGCCCATGCGCACGGAGCTGAGCAACCGCATGGTGGGGAAGGACACCAACGCCCTGGCTTCCAGCATCGTCCTGGTCTGCCGCAAGCGCCCGGAGAACGCCCCCACCGCCACCCGGCGCGAGTTCCTCTCGGCCCTGAAAGAGGAGCTTCCCAAGGCCCTTCGCCTCCTCCAGGCGGGCAACATCGCTCCCGTAGACCTGGCCCAGGCGGCCATCGGGCCGGGGATGGCGGTGTACACGCGCTACGCCGGGGTGCTGGATGCGGAGGGCAACCCCGTGACCGTGCGGGAGGCCCTAGCCCTCATCAACCAGGTGCTGGACGAGGCCCTGGCGGAGCAGGAGGGCGACTTTGACCCCGACACCCGCTGGGCCCTGGCCTGGTTTGAGCAGTTCGGCTTTGGGGAAGGGGAGTTCGGCGTGGCCGAAACCCTCTCCAAGGCCAAAAACACCAGCGTGGAGGGGCTGGTGGAGGCGGGCATCCTGGAGTCCCGGCGGGGTAAGGTGCGCCTCCTAAAGCCCGAAGAGCTCCCCGGGGACTGGGACCCGGTGCGGGATGGCCGCTTCACCTACTGGGAGGCGGTGCACCAGCTGGTCCTCCGCCTGGAAACCGGGGGCGAGATGGCCGCCGCGGACCTCCTGGCCAAGCTGGGAAGCCGAGGGGACACCGCCCGCGAACTGGCCTACCGCCTGTACGCCCTTTGCGAGCGCAAGGGCTGGAGCAAGGAGGCCCTTTCCTACAACGCCCTGGTGCAGAGCTGGCCCGAGATCGCCCGCCTGAGCCAGGAGGGGAAGGCCCCAGCGCAAACCGAGCTTTTTTAG